Within the Burkholderia sp. NRF60-BP8 genome, the region CGTGGCCGCAGAACTGGTCGTAGTTGCGGTCGCCGAACGCGAGCACCGCGAAATGCACGCCGTCGAGGCGCGCGGCGCTGCCGGCTTGCAGCGCGTCCCAGAACTCGCTGCCGTTGTCGGGCGCATCGCCGTCGCCGAACGTGCTGGTCATCAGCAGTACGTATTGCGCACCGGCCAGCGACGTGACCGGGTAGTCGGACATGCACGCGGTGCGGATCTCGAAGCCCGCGTTCATCAGCTTCGTCGCGTAATCCTCGGTCAACGATTCGATGTTGCCGGTCTGCGATGCCCACAGCAGCGTGACCTTCGGGCGCGGGCGCACGATGCGCACGCCGCCGGACGCGGCGGCGTCCGCCGGCAGCGCGGGCGCCGCGGCGCTCTGCGCACCGGCGGGCAGCGAGCGACTGAACAGACCCGCGAGCATCCCGTCGAGCCACAGCCGCACCGGCGGCGCGAGCGGCGCGCCGGCCGGCAGCACCGGCACGCCGCCTTCGCGCCGGCCGGCGCTTGCCTTCAGCCCGCTGACGAGGCCGGCCACGTACAGGCGCTCCGCGTCGGTCAGCGGCGGCGGCGCGAGATCGGCGACGCCGAGCGCGGCCGCGAAAGTGTCGATGTCTGCCATGTCGGATTCCTGTGAGGCCGCGGCCTGCGCCATCGCCGGCGCGGGCCGCGCGTCGTCGGCGCATGTATCGGGTTGCGCGGTGTCGTCGGCGGCGGACGCGAACGCGTCGGCCTCGACGCGCCGCAGCGCGACCGCGCAGTATTTCAGTTCGGGCTGCTGCGATTCCGGGTCGATCGCGTCGTTCGTCACCGCGTTGATGCACAGGTCGTCGCCGTATACGTCGTTCCAGTGCATCGGCGCGAAGCAGTTGCCGCGCCGCACGCGCTCGGTCACGACGGCCGGCAGCACCGCGCGGCCCCGCGCCGAACGGATCTCGACGCTGTCCTTCGCGGCGATGCCGAGCGCGCCGGCATCGTCCGGGTGCAGTTCGACGAACGGGCGCGGGTTGAGCTTGTTCAGCATCGCGACCTTGCCCGTCTTCGTCATCGTGTGCCACTGATGCTGCAGCCGCCCGGTGTTCAGCACGATCGGGAACGTGTCGTCGGGCAGTTCGGCCGGATCGACGTGCGGCCGCGCGAAGAAGCGCGCCTTGCCCGACGGCGTCGGGAACGCGATGCGCGGCGCTTCGCTGCCGTCGGCCGCCGTGCGCAGCGGCTGGCTCACGCCGTCGTTCAGGTAGCGGATCGGATGCCGCTCGCGCGCGGCGCCCGGTGCGACGGGCCACTGCACGGGCCCATCGCGCAGCGCCGCGTGGCTCGCGCCGCGCAGGTCGTAGCCGGTCGCCGGATTCGAGAAACGGACGATCTCGTCGAACACGTCGGCCGCCGACGCATAGTCGAACGCATCGCCGAAACCCATCGCGCGGGCGACTTCCGCGACGATGCGCCAGTCGGGCAGCGCGTCGCCGGGCGGCGCGACCGCCGCGCGCATCAGCGTCATGTTGCGCTCGGAGTTGATCATCACGCCGTCGCCTTCGGCCCACAGCGCGCCGGGCAGCAGGATGTCCGCGTAGCGGTTGGTCTCGGTGTCGAGGAACGCGTCCTGCGCGATCACGAGCTCCGCCGCCTGCAGCCCGGCGATCACGTTGCGCCGGTTCGGCACGGTCGCGACCGGGTTCGTGCAGACGATCCAGCATGCCTTGACGTCGCCGGCCGCCATGCGCGCGAACAGGTCGACCGTGCCCTTGCCCGTGTCCTTGCGCAGCGTGCCGGCCGGCACGCGCCACAGGTTCTCGACGAAGCGGCGATCGTCGTCGGATGCCACCGAGCGCTGGCCGGGCAACCCCGGCCCCATGTAGCCCATCTCGCGCCCGCCCATCGCGTTCGGCTGGCCGGTCAGCGAGAACGGCCCGCTGCCCGGGCGGCAGATCTTGCCGGTCGCGAGATGCAGGTTGCAGATAGCGTTGGTGTTCCACACGCCGTGCGTGCTCTGGTTGAGCCCCATCGTCCAGCAGCTCGTCCATTCCTGCGCGTCGCCGATCCATTGCGCGGCCGTGCGAATGTCGGCTTCGGCCAGCCCCGTGATCCCGGCGACGCGCTCGGGCGGGTAGTCGGCGAGGAACGCGGGCATCGCGTCCCAGCCTTCGGTGCAGGCAGCGATGAACGCGGCGTCGGTGCGGCCGTTCGCATGCAGCAGATGCAGCAGCCCGTTGGTCAGCGCGAGATCGGTGCCCGGCCGGATCTGCAGGAACAGGTCGGCCTTGTCGGCGGTCGCGGTGCGGCGCGGATCGACCACGATCAGCTTCGCGCCGGCCTTCACGCGATCCATCATCCGCAGGAACAGGATCGGATGACAGTCGGCCATGTTCGCGCCGATCACGAAGAACAGGTTCGCGCGGTCGAAATCCTGGTACGACCCGGGCGGGCCGTCCGCGCCGAGCGACTGCTTGTAGCCGGTGCTCGCGCTCGCCATGCACAGGCGCGAGTTCGACTCGATGTTGTTGGTGCCGACGAAGCCCTTCGCGAGCTTGTTCACGAGGTATTGCGCCTCGATCGACATCTGCCCCGACACGTAGAACGACAGCGCGTCGGGCCCGTGCGTATCGAGCACCGCGCGCAGCCGCCGTGCAGTCTCGGCGATCGCGTCGCGCACCGGCAGCGGCACGAGGTCGTCCTCGCGCGCGCGCCGCACGAACGCGCGGTCGAGCCGCCCCGAGCGACGCAGCGCGACGTGCGCCGACGAACCCTTCGTGCACAGCCGCCCGAAGTTGGTCGGATGGTCGGCGTCGCCGGACACCTTGACGACTTCGCCCTCCTCGACGTGCAGCACCATCCCGCAGCCGACGCCGCAGTACGGGCACACGCTCTTGACGGGGGTGGCGGTCATGCGTGCTCCGGGGCGCTCAGGCCGCGATCCACACGTAGCCGTCCTCGACCCGCGACGGATACGCGTTCACCGACTGCTCGGGCGCTTCCAGGCATTCGCCGGTACGCAGGTCGAAGTGCTGCTTGTACAGCGGCGACGCGACCACGATGCGCTCGCCGAGGCTGCCGATCAGCCCGCGCGACATCACGGCGGCCTGCGACACCGGATCGACGTTGTCGATCGCGAACACGCCGCCGTCGGGATGCGCGACGTGAAACACCGCGACCTGCTCGCCGTTGACGAGCGCGCACACGCCCGTGTTCGGCACGATGTCGTCGAGCGGACACACGCGGGTCCAGGACAGCGGAAGACGATCGTTCATGATGGGCTCCTTGAGAAAGACGCTGATGTCGGTCAGGATCAGACGGTCGCCGGTTCGGCGACGACCGGAATCGCCACGGGTTTGCCGCGCACGCGCTCGTCGGGCGTCGCGGGCCGGATCTGGCCGCGGGTCTCGACGAATGCGATGGTCGCGTCGGGCGCGTCGCTGTTCACGAAGTGGCGGAAGCGCTTGCGCGTCTCCGGATCGGTGACGGCCTTCTTCCATTCGCATTCGTACGTATCGACCACGTGCTGCATGTCGGCCTCGAGTTCGGCCGTGATCCCGAGCTTGTCGTGCACGACGACGTCGATCAGGTAGTCGAGGCCGCCTTCGAGGTTGTCGCGCCACACGCTGGTGCGTTGCAGGCGGTCGGCCGTGCGCACGTAGAACATCAGGAAGCGGTCGATGTAGCGGATCAGCGTCGCGCGATCGAGATCGGACGCGAGCAGTTCCGCGTGGCGCGGCTTCATCCCGCCGTTGCCGCACACGTACAGGTTCCAGCCCTTCTCGGTCGCGATCACGCCGACGTCCTTGCCCTGCGCTTCCGCGCACTCACGCGTGCAGCCGGACACGCCGAACTTGATCTTGTGCGGCGCGCGCAGCCCCTTGTAGCGATTCTCCAGATCGATCGCGAGGCCGACCGAATCGTCGACGCCGTAGCGGCACCACGTCGACCCGACGCACGATTTCACGGTGCGCAGCGCCTTGCCGTACGCGTGCCCCGATTCGAAGCCGGCCGCGATCAGTTCCTCCCAGATCGACGGCAACTGCTCGACGCGCGCGCCGAACAGGTCGACGCGCTGGCCGCCGGTGATTTTCGTGTACAGGCCGTATTTTTTCGCGACCTGACCGACCGCGATCAGCCCTTCCGGCGTAACTTCGCCGCCCGGCATGCGCGGCACCACCGAATACGTGCCGTCGCGCTGGATGTTCGCGAGGTAGTAGTCGTTCGAATCCTGCAGCCCCGCGTGCTCCTTCTTCAGCACGAACTCGTTGAAGCACGACGCGAGGATGCCCGCGACGGCCGGCTTGCACACGTCGCAGCCGAGGCCGCGGCCGTGCTTATGCAGCAATTCGTCGAAGGTCGTGATGCGCTCGACGCGGATCAGGTGGAACAGCTCCTGCCGCGAATACGCGAAGTGCTCGCACAGATGATTGTTGACCGCGAGGCCCTGCTTCTTCATCTCGGCCTTCATGATCTGCGTGACGAGCGGCACGCAGCCGCCGCACGACGTGCCGGCGCCCGTGCACGTCTTCAGCGCGCCGAGGCTCGTCGCGCCGTCGGCCACGGCCGCGCAGATCTGCGACTTCGACACGTTGTTGCACGAGCAGATCTGCGCGGCCGCGGGCAGCGCGTCGACGCCGATCGCCGGCTTCGCCGCGCCGTCCGACGACGGCAGGATCAGGAATTCGGGCTGCTCGGGCAGCTCGATGCGGTTCAACATCATCTGCAGCAGCGTGCCGTACTCGGCTGCATCGCCGACCATCACCGCGCCGTGCAGGAACTTGCCGCAGTCGGACACCACGAGCTTCTTGTAGACCTGACGGCGCTCGTCCGCGTACTGGTAGGTGCGGCTGCCGGCCGTCGTGCCGTGCGCGTCGCCAATGCTCGCGACGTCGACGCCCATCAGCTTCAGCTTGGTGCTCATGTCGGCGCCCGCGAACGCGGCGTCGGCCTCGCCGCCGAGCCGTTTCGCGACCACGCGCGCCATGTCGTAGCCGGGCGCGACGAGGCCGTACACCATGCCGTTCCAGGCCGCGCATTCGCCGATCGCGTAGATGTCGGCGTCGCTCGTGCGGCACGCGTCGTCGATCGCGACGCCGCCGCGCGGGCCGATCTCGAGCCCGCACGCGCGGGCCAGTTCGTCGCGCGCGCGGATGCCGGCCGAGAACACGATCATGTCCGTGTCGAGATGCGTGCCGTCGGCGAACGCCATCCGGTGCGCGCCTTCGTCCCCGTCGACGATTTCGAGCGTGTTCTTGCCGGTATGCACGGTCACGCCGAGCGCCTCGATCTTCGCGCGCAGCATCCGGCCGCCGCCGTCGTCGACCTGCACGGCCATCAGGCGCGGCGCGAATTCGACCACGTGCGTGTCGAGCCCCATGTCGCGCAGCGCCTTCGCGCATTCGAGGCCGAGCAGCCCGCCGCCGATCACGACGCCGCGCTTCGCGTGCGCGCCGCACGCCTGCATCGCTTCGAGATCCTCGATCGTCCGGTACACGAAGCAGCCCGCGCGATCGCGGCCCGGCACCGGCGGCACGAAC harbors:
- the nirD gene encoding nitrite reductase small subunit NirD → MNDRLPLSWTRVCPLDDIVPNTGVCALVNGEQVAVFHVAHPDGGVFAIDNVDPVSQAAVMSRGLIGSLGERIVVASPLYKQHFDLRTGECLEAPEQSVNAYPSRVEDGYVWIAA
- the nirB gene encoding nitrite reductase large subunit NirB — translated: MKLIVIGHGMVGHKLLECIAAQAGTAGTLQVTVLGEEPRPAYDRVHLSEFFAGKSADDLSLVEPGFFERHPQFDLRVNAQVASIDRAAHTVTLVSGETLAYDKLVLATGSRPFVPPVPGRDRAGCFVYRTIEDLEAMQACGAHAKRGVVIGGGLLGLECAKALRDMGLDTHVVEFAPRLMAVQVDDGGGRMLRAKIEALGVTVHTGKNTLEIVDGDEGAHRMAFADGTHLDTDMIVFSAGIRARDELARACGLEIGPRGGVAIDDACRTSDADIYAIGECAAWNGMVYGLVAPGYDMARVVAKRLGGEADAAFAGADMSTKLKLMGVDVASIGDAHGTTAGSRTYQYADERRQVYKKLVVSDCGKFLHGAVMVGDAAEYGTLLQMMLNRIELPEQPEFLILPSSDGAAKPAIGVDALPAAAQICSCNNVSKSQICAAVADGATSLGALKTCTGAGTSCGGCVPLVTQIMKAEMKKQGLAVNNHLCEHFAYSRQELFHLIRVERITTFDELLHKHGRGLGCDVCKPAVAGILASCFNEFVLKKEHAGLQDSNDYYLANIQRDGTYSVVPRMPGGEVTPEGLIAVGQVAKKYGLYTKITGGQRVDLFGARVEQLPSIWEELIAAGFESGHAYGKALRTVKSCVGSTWCRYGVDDSVGLAIDLENRYKGLRAPHKIKFGVSGCTRECAEAQGKDVGVIATEKGWNLYVCGNGGMKPRHAELLASDLDRATLIRYIDRFLMFYVRTADRLQRTSVWRDNLEGGLDYLIDVVVHDKLGITAELEADMQHVVDTYECEWKKAVTDPETRKRFRHFVNSDAPDATIAFVETRGQIRPATPDERVRGKPVAIPVVAEPATV
- a CDS encoding bifunctional nitrate reductase/sulfite reductase flavoprotein subunit alpha; translation: MTATPVKSVCPYCGVGCGMVLHVEEGEVVKVSGDADHPTNFGRLCTKGSSAHVALRRSGRLDRAFVRRAREDDLVPLPVRDAIAETARRLRAVLDTHGPDALSFYVSGQMSIEAQYLVNKLAKGFVGTNNIESNSRLCMASASTGYKQSLGADGPPGSYQDFDRANLFFVIGANMADCHPILFLRMMDRVKAGAKLIVVDPRRTATADKADLFLQIRPGTDLALTNGLLHLLHANGRTDAAFIAACTEGWDAMPAFLADYPPERVAGITGLAEADIRTAAQWIGDAQEWTSCWTMGLNQSTHGVWNTNAICNLHLATGKICRPGSGPFSLTGQPNAMGGREMGYMGPGLPGQRSVASDDDRRFVENLWRVPAGTLRKDTGKGTVDLFARMAAGDVKACWIVCTNPVATVPNRRNVIAGLQAAELVIAQDAFLDTETNRYADILLPGALWAEGDGVMINSERNMTLMRAAVAPPGDALPDWRIVAEVARAMGFGDAFDYASAADVFDEIVRFSNPATGYDLRGASHAALRDGPVQWPVAPGAARERHPIRYLNDGVSQPLRTAADGSEAPRIAFPTPSGKARFFARPHVDPAELPDDTFPIVLNTGRLQHQWHTMTKTGKVAMLNKLNPRPFVELHPDDAGALGIAAKDSVEIRSARGRAVLPAVVTERVRRGNCFAPMHWNDVYGDDLCINAVTNDAIDPESQQPELKYCAVALRRVEADAFASAADDTAQPDTCADDARPAPAMAQAAASQESDMADIDTFAAALGVADLAPPPLTDAERLYVAGLVSGLKASAGRREGGVPVLPAGAPLAPPVRLWLDGMLAGLFSRSLPAGAQSAAAPALPADAAASGGVRIVRPRPKVTLLWASQTGNIESLTEDYATKLMNAGFEIRTACMSDYPVTSLAGAQYVLLMTSTFGDGDAPDNGSEFWDALQAGSAARLDGVHFAVLAFGDRNYDQFCGHGRRLDARLAELGAVRLCARVDCDVEFQHDADRWLERVVARIKEADAALHAVPSGAMSPSGLLPTKAHPAPSKLVANLRLNRPGAAKDTRYVSLSTQGANLEYETGDALGVWPTNCPELVEELLSVTALKADAPVSVAGIGDIRLGDALARHFDITRPHPDTLAFIASRSANGALKSLLGDDRKADLKQWLWGQQLADVLHEYPVELSAAELVGMLKRMQPRLYSIASSPSAHEGEIHLTVSAVRYHNGRRARKGVASTFLADRADDGRVPVFVQKSAHFRPPVNGDVPIVMVGPGTGVAPFRGFLHERRARGARGRNWLFFGEQHAQTDFYYGDELGAMHDSGFLTRLDLAFSRDQADKIYVQDRMREHGAELFAWLEEGAHFYVCGDAARMAKDVDTALKAVVAEHGGMSDEAANDYVARLSKARRYMRDVY